In one window of Oncorhynchus gorbuscha isolate QuinsamMale2020 ecotype Even-year linkage group LG23, OgorEven_v1.0, whole genome shotgun sequence DNA:
- the LOC124011280 gene encoding regulator of G-protein signaling 14-like isoform X3 gives MVAFSGLCRSLSRLAKRTAQYKFGKLNTYNDTCPPTQIKSQAVSDGELNMSGRGCGGSYTSLPEAQGGDAPASSVVSWAVSFETLLEDPMGVCYFKAFLRSEVSAENILFYQACEKFREIPPTRVKELSEEAHAIFQTYLSDHAPYAVNIDDTARVEEKDLLKPTAEMFDKAQKQILKLMKMDSYRRFVRSPLYQKCTLASVEGRPLPNIPAEPTSTGSWENMATFSRSLNDNKKQRDKQREKRGSWGDLSYTKVNVSRKDYRMSNSSVENGRSGPADQGLGDGCGCVEGGYCCVYLPDGSASLAPIRPGLPLREMLSGLCEKRGFPLKDIIIYLHGKDRKPLSLEQDCSILRHQQVSLELRVTFALEVVFTGKTVGIMVKSSKTLQDALSAVLQKHQLSSHQARVTMSGSDVPLSMSTSVFKLANKKLQLDKVGSPRISGQTPVAQESGRSPAGPEVHVSPQAAGAKPRVRKNHEMEVMMELLSRAQACRVDDQRGLLTKEHLELPQFLLKPPVHDQETQQGEAGEESLPGGLDLDKV, from the exons ATGGTGGCCTTCAGCGGGCTCTGCCGAAGTCTCTCTCGGCTGGCGAAGAGAACTGCTCAGTACAAGTTTGGGAAACTGAACACCTACAACGATACCTGTCCACCAACTCAAATAAAG AGCCAGGCAGTGTCAGATGGCG AGCTGAACATGTCTGGTCGTGGCTGTGGGGGCAGTTATACCAGTCTGCCAGAGGCCCAAGGGGGAGATGCCCCGGCCAGCAGTGTCGTCAGCTGGGCTGTGTCCTTCGAGACGCTATTGGAAGACCCCATGGGAGTATGCTACTTCAAG GCCTTCCTGAGGTCAGAGGTGAGTGCGGAGAATATCCTGTTCTATCAGGCCTGCGAGAAGTTCCGGGAGATTCCACCCACCCGGGTGAAAGAG TTAAGTGAGGAGGCTCATGCCATCTTCCAGACATACTTGTCTGACCACGCTCCCTACGCTGTGAACATCGACGACACGGCTCGCGTGGAGGAGAAGGACCTGCTGAAGCCTACAGCTGAAATGTTTGACAAGGCCCAGAAACAG ATTTTAAAGCTGATGAAGATGGACAGCTACAGGCGCTTCGTCCGCTCCCCTCTTTACCAGAAGTGTACCCTGGCCAGTGTGGAGGGCAGGCCACTACCCAACATCCCCGCTGAACCTACCAGCACAGGATCATGGGAGAACATGGCCACCTTTAGCCGCTCCCTCAATGACAACAAGAAG CAGAGGGATAAGCAGCGGGAGAAGAGGGGATCATGGGGAG ACTTGTCATACACTAAGGTGAATGTGTCTCGTAAGGACTATCGGATGTCCAACAGCAGTGTAGAG AATGGTCGCTCTGGTCCCGCAGACCAGGGGCTGGGTGATGGTTGCGGTTGTGTGGAGGGAGGTTACTGCTGTGTCTACCTGCCTGATGGCAGTGCATCCCTGGCCCCCATACGGCCCGGCCTCCCCCTCAGAGAAATGCTGTCTGGACTCTGTGAGAAGAGAGGCTTCCCCCTCAAAGACATCATTATCTACCTCCATGGAAAGGACAGG AAGCCCTTATCTCTGGAGCAGGACTGTTCAATACTGAGGCACCAGCAAGTCTCCCTGGAGCTGAGGGTGACGTTTGC gTTGGAGGTGGTGTTCACTGGTAAGACAGTGGGCATCATGGTGAAGTCCAGTAAGACTCTGCAGGATGCCCTGTCTGCGGTACTACAGAAACACCAACTCTCATCACACCAGGCCCGGGTCACCATG AGTGGGAGTGATGTGCCACTGAGCATGAGCACTAGTGTGTTCAAACTGGCCAATAAGAAGCTGCAGCTGGACAAAG TTGGCAGTCCCAGGATCAGTGGCCAAACTCCAGTCGCACAG GAGAGCGGTAGATCTCCAGCAGGCCCAGAGGTCCATGTGTCTCCTCAGGCAGCCGGAGCCAAGCCCAGGGTCAGGAAAAACCATGAGATGGAGG tGATGATGGAGCTGTTGTCCAGGGCCCAGGCCTGTAGGGTAGATGACCAGAGAGGCCTGCTGACCAAGGAACACCTGGAGCTGCCCCAGTTCCTCCTGAAACCACCTGTCCACGACCAGGAGACTCAACAGGGGGAGGCTGGAGAG GAATCCCTTCCAGGTGGGCTGGACCTGGACAAAGTCTAG
- the LOC124011280 gene encoding regulator of G-protein signaling 14-like isoform X2: MVAFSGLCRSLSRLAKRTAQYKFGKLNTYNDTCPPTQIKSQAVSDGELNMSGRGCGGSYTSLPEAQGGDAPASSVVSWAVSFETLLEDPMGVCYFKAFLRSEVSAENILFYQACEKFREIPPTRVKELSEEAHAIFQTYLSDHAPYAVNIDDTARVEEKDLLKPTAEMFDKAQKQILKLMKMDSYRRFVRSPLYQKCTLASVEGRPLPNIPAEPTSTGSWENMATFSRSLNDNKKRDKQREKRGSWGVDLSYTKVNVSRKDYRMSNSSVENGRSGPADQGLGDGCGCVEGGYCCVYLPDGSASLAPIRPGLPLREMLSGLCEKRGFPLKDIIIYLHGKDRKPLSLEQDCSILRHQQVSLELRVTFALEVVFTGKTVGIMVKSSKTLQDALSAVLQKHQLSSHQARVTMSGSDVPLSMSTSVFKLANKKLQLDKVGSPRISGQTPVAQESGRSPAGPEVHVSPQAAGAKPRVRKNHEMEVMMELLSRAQACRVDDQRGLLTKEHLELPQFLLKPPVHDQETQQGEAGEESLPGGLDLDKV; this comes from the exons ATGGTGGCCTTCAGCGGGCTCTGCCGAAGTCTCTCTCGGCTGGCGAAGAGAACTGCTCAGTACAAGTTTGGGAAACTGAACACCTACAACGATACCTGTCCACCAACTCAAATAAAG AGCCAGGCAGTGTCAGATGGCG AGCTGAACATGTCTGGTCGTGGCTGTGGGGGCAGTTATACCAGTCTGCCAGAGGCCCAAGGGGGAGATGCCCCGGCCAGCAGTGTCGTCAGCTGGGCTGTGTCCTTCGAGACGCTATTGGAAGACCCCATGGGAGTATGCTACTTCAAG GCCTTCCTGAGGTCAGAGGTGAGTGCGGAGAATATCCTGTTCTATCAGGCCTGCGAGAAGTTCCGGGAGATTCCACCCACCCGGGTGAAAGAG TTAAGTGAGGAGGCTCATGCCATCTTCCAGACATACTTGTCTGACCACGCTCCCTACGCTGTGAACATCGACGACACGGCTCGCGTGGAGGAGAAGGACCTGCTGAAGCCTACAGCTGAAATGTTTGACAAGGCCCAGAAACAG ATTTTAAAGCTGATGAAGATGGACAGCTACAGGCGCTTCGTCCGCTCCCCTCTTTACCAGAAGTGTACCCTGGCCAGTGTGGAGGGCAGGCCACTACCCAACATCCCCGCTGAACCTACCAGCACAGGATCATGGGAGAACATGGCCACCTTTAGCCGCTCCCTCAATGACAACAAGAAG AGGGATAAGCAGCGGGAGAAGAGGGGATCATGGGGAG TAGACTTGTCATACACTAAGGTGAATGTGTCTCGTAAGGACTATCGGATGTCCAACAGCAGTGTAGAG AATGGTCGCTCTGGTCCCGCAGACCAGGGGCTGGGTGATGGTTGCGGTTGTGTGGAGGGAGGTTACTGCTGTGTCTACCTGCCTGATGGCAGTGCATCCCTGGCCCCCATACGGCCCGGCCTCCCCCTCAGAGAAATGCTGTCTGGACTCTGTGAGAAGAGAGGCTTCCCCCTCAAAGACATCATTATCTACCTCCATGGAAAGGACAGG AAGCCCTTATCTCTGGAGCAGGACTGTTCAATACTGAGGCACCAGCAAGTCTCCCTGGAGCTGAGGGTGACGTTTGC gTTGGAGGTGGTGTTCACTGGTAAGACAGTGGGCATCATGGTGAAGTCCAGTAAGACTCTGCAGGATGCCCTGTCTGCGGTACTACAGAAACACCAACTCTCATCACACCAGGCCCGGGTCACCATG AGTGGGAGTGATGTGCCACTGAGCATGAGCACTAGTGTGTTCAAACTGGCCAATAAGAAGCTGCAGCTGGACAAAG TTGGCAGTCCCAGGATCAGTGGCCAAACTCCAGTCGCACAG GAGAGCGGTAGATCTCCAGCAGGCCCAGAGGTCCATGTGTCTCCTCAGGCAGCCGGAGCCAAGCCCAGGGTCAGGAAAAACCATGAGATGGAGG tGATGATGGAGCTGTTGTCCAGGGCCCAGGCCTGTAGGGTAGATGACCAGAGAGGCCTGCTGACCAAGGAACACCTGGAGCTGCCCCAGTTCCTCCTGAAACCACCTGTCCACGACCAGGAGACTCAACAGGGGGAGGCTGGAGAG GAATCCCTTCCAGGTGGGCTGGACCTGGACAAAGTCTAG
- the LOC124011280 gene encoding regulator of G-protein signaling 14-like isoform X6, which translates to MSKNIKTLGVPGVGHMSQAVSDGELNMSGRGCGGSYTSLPEAQGGDAPASSVVSWAVSFETLLEDPMGVCYFKAFLRSEVSAENILFYQACEKFREIPPTRVKELSEEAHAIFQTYLSDHAPYAVNIDDTARVEEKDLLKPTAEMFDKAQKQILKLMKMDSYRRFVRSPLYQKCTLASVEGRPLPNIPAEPTSTGSWENMATFSRSLNDNKKQRDKQREKRGSWGVDLSYTKVNVSRKDYRMSNSSVENGRSGPADQGLGDGCGCVEGGYCCVYLPDGSASLAPIRPGLPLREMLSGLCEKRGFPLKDIIIYLHGKDRKPLSLEQDCSILRHQQVSLELRVTFALEVVFTGKTVGIMVKSSKTLQDALSAVLQKHQLSSHQARVTMSGSDVPLSMSTSVFKLANKKLQLDKVGSPRISGQTPVAQESGRSPAGPEVHVSPQAAGAKPRVRKNHEMEVMMELLSRAQACRVDDQRGLLTKEHLELPQFLLKPPVHDQETQQGEAGEESLPGGLDLDKV; encoded by the exons ATGTCTAAGAACATAAAGACTCTGGGTGTTCCTGGTGTTGGTCACATG AGCCAGGCAGTGTCAGATGGCG AGCTGAACATGTCTGGTCGTGGCTGTGGGGGCAGTTATACCAGTCTGCCAGAGGCCCAAGGGGGAGATGCCCCGGCCAGCAGTGTCGTCAGCTGGGCTGTGTCCTTCGAGACGCTATTGGAAGACCCCATGGGAGTATGCTACTTCAAG GCCTTCCTGAGGTCAGAGGTGAGTGCGGAGAATATCCTGTTCTATCAGGCCTGCGAGAAGTTCCGGGAGATTCCACCCACCCGGGTGAAAGAG TTAAGTGAGGAGGCTCATGCCATCTTCCAGACATACTTGTCTGACCACGCTCCCTACGCTGTGAACATCGACGACACGGCTCGCGTGGAGGAGAAGGACCTGCTGAAGCCTACAGCTGAAATGTTTGACAAGGCCCAGAAACAG ATTTTAAAGCTGATGAAGATGGACAGCTACAGGCGCTTCGTCCGCTCCCCTCTTTACCAGAAGTGTACCCTGGCCAGTGTGGAGGGCAGGCCACTACCCAACATCCCCGCTGAACCTACCAGCACAGGATCATGGGAGAACATGGCCACCTTTAGCCGCTCCCTCAATGACAACAAGAAG CAGAGGGATAAGCAGCGGGAGAAGAGGGGATCATGGGGAG TAGACTTGTCATACACTAAGGTGAATGTGTCTCGTAAGGACTATCGGATGTCCAACAGCAGTGTAGAG AATGGTCGCTCTGGTCCCGCAGACCAGGGGCTGGGTGATGGTTGCGGTTGTGTGGAGGGAGGTTACTGCTGTGTCTACCTGCCTGATGGCAGTGCATCCCTGGCCCCCATACGGCCCGGCCTCCCCCTCAGAGAAATGCTGTCTGGACTCTGTGAGAAGAGAGGCTTCCCCCTCAAAGACATCATTATCTACCTCCATGGAAAGGACAGG AAGCCCTTATCTCTGGAGCAGGACTGTTCAATACTGAGGCACCAGCAAGTCTCCCTGGAGCTGAGGGTGACGTTTGC gTTGGAGGTGGTGTTCACTGGTAAGACAGTGGGCATCATGGTGAAGTCCAGTAAGACTCTGCAGGATGCCCTGTCTGCGGTACTACAGAAACACCAACTCTCATCACACCAGGCCCGGGTCACCATG AGTGGGAGTGATGTGCCACTGAGCATGAGCACTAGTGTGTTCAAACTGGCCAATAAGAAGCTGCAGCTGGACAAAG TTGGCAGTCCCAGGATCAGTGGCCAAACTCCAGTCGCACAG GAGAGCGGTAGATCTCCAGCAGGCCCAGAGGTCCATGTGTCTCCTCAGGCAGCCGGAGCCAAGCCCAGGGTCAGGAAAAACCATGAGATGGAGG tGATGATGGAGCTGTTGTCCAGGGCCCAGGCCTGTAGGGTAGATGACCAGAGAGGCCTGCTGACCAAGGAACACCTGGAGCTGCCCCAGTTCCTCCTGAAACCACCTGTCCACGACCAGGAGACTCAACAGGGGGAGGCTGGAGAG GAATCCCTTCCAGGTGGGCTGGACCTGGACAAAGTCTAG
- the LOC124011280 gene encoding regulator of G-protein signaling 14-like isoform X1: MVAFSGLCRSLSRLAKRTAQYKFGKLNTYNDTCPPTQIKSQAVSDGELNMSGRGCGGSYTSLPEAQGGDAPASSVVSWAVSFETLLEDPMGVCYFKAFLRSEVSAENILFYQACEKFREIPPTRVKELSEEAHAIFQTYLSDHAPYAVNIDDTARVEEKDLLKPTAEMFDKAQKQILKLMKMDSYRRFVRSPLYQKCTLASVEGRPLPNIPAEPTSTGSWENMATFSRSLNDNKKQRDKQREKRGSWGVDLSYTKVNVSRKDYRMSNSSVENGRSGPADQGLGDGCGCVEGGYCCVYLPDGSASLAPIRPGLPLREMLSGLCEKRGFPLKDIIIYLHGKDRKPLSLEQDCSILRHQQVSLELRVTFALEVVFTGKTVGIMVKSSKTLQDALSAVLQKHQLSSHQARVTMSGSDVPLSMSTSVFKLANKKLQLDKVGSPRISGQTPVAQESGRSPAGPEVHVSPQAAGAKPRVRKNHEMEVMMELLSRAQACRVDDQRGLLTKEHLELPQFLLKPPVHDQETQQGEAGEESLPGGLDLDKV, encoded by the exons ATGGTGGCCTTCAGCGGGCTCTGCCGAAGTCTCTCTCGGCTGGCGAAGAGAACTGCTCAGTACAAGTTTGGGAAACTGAACACCTACAACGATACCTGTCCACCAACTCAAATAAAG AGCCAGGCAGTGTCAGATGGCG AGCTGAACATGTCTGGTCGTGGCTGTGGGGGCAGTTATACCAGTCTGCCAGAGGCCCAAGGGGGAGATGCCCCGGCCAGCAGTGTCGTCAGCTGGGCTGTGTCCTTCGAGACGCTATTGGAAGACCCCATGGGAGTATGCTACTTCAAG GCCTTCCTGAGGTCAGAGGTGAGTGCGGAGAATATCCTGTTCTATCAGGCCTGCGAGAAGTTCCGGGAGATTCCACCCACCCGGGTGAAAGAG TTAAGTGAGGAGGCTCATGCCATCTTCCAGACATACTTGTCTGACCACGCTCCCTACGCTGTGAACATCGACGACACGGCTCGCGTGGAGGAGAAGGACCTGCTGAAGCCTACAGCTGAAATGTTTGACAAGGCCCAGAAACAG ATTTTAAAGCTGATGAAGATGGACAGCTACAGGCGCTTCGTCCGCTCCCCTCTTTACCAGAAGTGTACCCTGGCCAGTGTGGAGGGCAGGCCACTACCCAACATCCCCGCTGAACCTACCAGCACAGGATCATGGGAGAACATGGCCACCTTTAGCCGCTCCCTCAATGACAACAAGAAG CAGAGGGATAAGCAGCGGGAGAAGAGGGGATCATGGGGAG TAGACTTGTCATACACTAAGGTGAATGTGTCTCGTAAGGACTATCGGATGTCCAACAGCAGTGTAGAG AATGGTCGCTCTGGTCCCGCAGACCAGGGGCTGGGTGATGGTTGCGGTTGTGTGGAGGGAGGTTACTGCTGTGTCTACCTGCCTGATGGCAGTGCATCCCTGGCCCCCATACGGCCCGGCCTCCCCCTCAGAGAAATGCTGTCTGGACTCTGTGAGAAGAGAGGCTTCCCCCTCAAAGACATCATTATCTACCTCCATGGAAAGGACAGG AAGCCCTTATCTCTGGAGCAGGACTGTTCAATACTGAGGCACCAGCAAGTCTCCCTGGAGCTGAGGGTGACGTTTGC gTTGGAGGTGGTGTTCACTGGTAAGACAGTGGGCATCATGGTGAAGTCCAGTAAGACTCTGCAGGATGCCCTGTCTGCGGTACTACAGAAACACCAACTCTCATCACACCAGGCCCGGGTCACCATG AGTGGGAGTGATGTGCCACTGAGCATGAGCACTAGTGTGTTCAAACTGGCCAATAAGAAGCTGCAGCTGGACAAAG TTGGCAGTCCCAGGATCAGTGGCCAAACTCCAGTCGCACAG GAGAGCGGTAGATCTCCAGCAGGCCCAGAGGTCCATGTGTCTCCTCAGGCAGCCGGAGCCAAGCCCAGGGTCAGGAAAAACCATGAGATGGAGG tGATGATGGAGCTGTTGTCCAGGGCCCAGGCCTGTAGGGTAGATGACCAGAGAGGCCTGCTGACCAAGGAACACCTGGAGCTGCCCCAGTTCCTCCTGAAACCACCTGTCCACGACCAGGAGACTCAACAGGGGGAGGCTGGAGAG GAATCCCTTCCAGGTGGGCTGGACCTGGACAAAGTCTAG
- the LOC124011280 gene encoding regulator of G-protein signaling 14-like isoform X5, with protein sequence MVAFSGLCRSLSRLAKRTAQYKFGKLNTYNDTCPPTQIKSQAVSDGELNMSGRGCGGSYTSLPEAQGGDAPASSVVSWAVSFETLLEDPMGVCYFKAFLRSEVSAENILFYQACEKFREIPPTRVKELSEEAHAIFQTYLSDHAPYAVNIDDTARVEEKDLLKPTAEMFDKAQKQILKLMKMDSYRRFVRSPLYQKCTLASVEGRPLPNIPAEPTSTGSWENMATFSRSLNDNKKQRDKQREKRGSWGVDLSYTKVNVSRKDYRMSNSSVENGRSGPADQGLGDGCGCVEGGYCCVYLPDGSASLAPIRPGLPLREMLSGLCEKRGFPLKDIIIYLHGKDRKPLSLEQDCSILRHQQVSLELRVTFALEVVFTGKTVGIMVKSSKTLQDALSAVLQKHQLSSHQARVTMSGSDVPLSMSTSVFKLANKKLQLDKVGSPRISGQTPVAQESGRSPAGPEVHVSPQAAGAKPRVRKNHEMEVMMELLSRAQACRVDDQRGLLTKEHLELPQFLLKPPVHDQETQQGEAGEVTGG encoded by the exons ATGGTGGCCTTCAGCGGGCTCTGCCGAAGTCTCTCTCGGCTGGCGAAGAGAACTGCTCAGTACAAGTTTGGGAAACTGAACACCTACAACGATACCTGTCCACCAACTCAAATAAAG AGCCAGGCAGTGTCAGATGGCG AGCTGAACATGTCTGGTCGTGGCTGTGGGGGCAGTTATACCAGTCTGCCAGAGGCCCAAGGGGGAGATGCCCCGGCCAGCAGTGTCGTCAGCTGGGCTGTGTCCTTCGAGACGCTATTGGAAGACCCCATGGGAGTATGCTACTTCAAG GCCTTCCTGAGGTCAGAGGTGAGTGCGGAGAATATCCTGTTCTATCAGGCCTGCGAGAAGTTCCGGGAGATTCCACCCACCCGGGTGAAAGAG TTAAGTGAGGAGGCTCATGCCATCTTCCAGACATACTTGTCTGACCACGCTCCCTACGCTGTGAACATCGACGACACGGCTCGCGTGGAGGAGAAGGACCTGCTGAAGCCTACAGCTGAAATGTTTGACAAGGCCCAGAAACAG ATTTTAAAGCTGATGAAGATGGACAGCTACAGGCGCTTCGTCCGCTCCCCTCTTTACCAGAAGTGTACCCTGGCCAGTGTGGAGGGCAGGCCACTACCCAACATCCCCGCTGAACCTACCAGCACAGGATCATGGGAGAACATGGCCACCTTTAGCCGCTCCCTCAATGACAACAAGAAG CAGAGGGATAAGCAGCGGGAGAAGAGGGGATCATGGGGAG TAGACTTGTCATACACTAAGGTGAATGTGTCTCGTAAGGACTATCGGATGTCCAACAGCAGTGTAGAG AATGGTCGCTCTGGTCCCGCAGACCAGGGGCTGGGTGATGGTTGCGGTTGTGTGGAGGGAGGTTACTGCTGTGTCTACCTGCCTGATGGCAGTGCATCCCTGGCCCCCATACGGCCCGGCCTCCCCCTCAGAGAAATGCTGTCTGGACTCTGTGAGAAGAGAGGCTTCCCCCTCAAAGACATCATTATCTACCTCCATGGAAAGGACAGG AAGCCCTTATCTCTGGAGCAGGACTGTTCAATACTGAGGCACCAGCAAGTCTCCCTGGAGCTGAGGGTGACGTTTGC gTTGGAGGTGGTGTTCACTGGTAAGACAGTGGGCATCATGGTGAAGTCCAGTAAGACTCTGCAGGATGCCCTGTCTGCGGTACTACAGAAACACCAACTCTCATCACACCAGGCCCGGGTCACCATG AGTGGGAGTGATGTGCCACTGAGCATGAGCACTAGTGTGTTCAAACTGGCCAATAAGAAGCTGCAGCTGGACAAAG TTGGCAGTCCCAGGATCAGTGGCCAAACTCCAGTCGCACAG GAGAGCGGTAGATCTCCAGCAGGCCCAGAGGTCCATGTGTCTCCTCAGGCAGCCGGAGCCAAGCCCAGGGTCAGGAAAAACCATGAGATGGAGG tGATGATGGAGCTGTTGTCCAGGGCCCAGGCCTGTAGGGTAGATGACCAGAGAGGCCTGCTGACCAAGGAACACCTGGAGCTGCCCCAGTTCCTCCTGAAACCACCTGTCCACGACCAGGAGACTCAACAGGGGGAGGCTGGAGAGGTGACAGGGGGATGA
- the LOC124011280 gene encoding regulator of G-protein signaling 14-like isoform X4: MVAFSGLCRSLSRLAKRTAQYKFGKLNTYNDTCPPTQIKSQAVSDGELNMSGRGCGGSYTSLPEAQGGDAPASSVVSWAVSFETLLEDPMGVCYFKAFLRSEVSAENILFYQACEKFREIPPTRVKELSEEAHAIFQTYLSDHAPYAVNIDDTARVEEKDLLKPTAEMFDKAQKQILKLMKMDSYRRFVRSPLYQKCTLASVEGRPLPNIPAEPTSTGSWENMATFSRSLNDNKKRDKQREKRGSWGDLSYTKVNVSRKDYRMSNSSVENGRSGPADQGLGDGCGCVEGGYCCVYLPDGSASLAPIRPGLPLREMLSGLCEKRGFPLKDIIIYLHGKDRKPLSLEQDCSILRHQQVSLELRVTFALEVVFTGKTVGIMVKSSKTLQDALSAVLQKHQLSSHQARVTMSGSDVPLSMSTSVFKLANKKLQLDKVGSPRISGQTPVAQESGRSPAGPEVHVSPQAAGAKPRVRKNHEMEVMMELLSRAQACRVDDQRGLLTKEHLELPQFLLKPPVHDQETQQGEAGEESLPGGLDLDKV, from the exons ATGGTGGCCTTCAGCGGGCTCTGCCGAAGTCTCTCTCGGCTGGCGAAGAGAACTGCTCAGTACAAGTTTGGGAAACTGAACACCTACAACGATACCTGTCCACCAACTCAAATAAAG AGCCAGGCAGTGTCAGATGGCG AGCTGAACATGTCTGGTCGTGGCTGTGGGGGCAGTTATACCAGTCTGCCAGAGGCCCAAGGGGGAGATGCCCCGGCCAGCAGTGTCGTCAGCTGGGCTGTGTCCTTCGAGACGCTATTGGAAGACCCCATGGGAGTATGCTACTTCAAG GCCTTCCTGAGGTCAGAGGTGAGTGCGGAGAATATCCTGTTCTATCAGGCCTGCGAGAAGTTCCGGGAGATTCCACCCACCCGGGTGAAAGAG TTAAGTGAGGAGGCTCATGCCATCTTCCAGACATACTTGTCTGACCACGCTCCCTACGCTGTGAACATCGACGACACGGCTCGCGTGGAGGAGAAGGACCTGCTGAAGCCTACAGCTGAAATGTTTGACAAGGCCCAGAAACAG ATTTTAAAGCTGATGAAGATGGACAGCTACAGGCGCTTCGTCCGCTCCCCTCTTTACCAGAAGTGTACCCTGGCCAGTGTGGAGGGCAGGCCACTACCCAACATCCCCGCTGAACCTACCAGCACAGGATCATGGGAGAACATGGCCACCTTTAGCCGCTCCCTCAATGACAACAAGAAG AGGGATAAGCAGCGGGAGAAGAGGGGATCATGGGGAG ACTTGTCATACACTAAGGTGAATGTGTCTCGTAAGGACTATCGGATGTCCAACAGCAGTGTAGAG AATGGTCGCTCTGGTCCCGCAGACCAGGGGCTGGGTGATGGTTGCGGTTGTGTGGAGGGAGGTTACTGCTGTGTCTACCTGCCTGATGGCAGTGCATCCCTGGCCCCCATACGGCCCGGCCTCCCCCTCAGAGAAATGCTGTCTGGACTCTGTGAGAAGAGAGGCTTCCCCCTCAAAGACATCATTATCTACCTCCATGGAAAGGACAGG AAGCCCTTATCTCTGGAGCAGGACTGTTCAATACTGAGGCACCAGCAAGTCTCCCTGGAGCTGAGGGTGACGTTTGC gTTGGAGGTGGTGTTCACTGGTAAGACAGTGGGCATCATGGTGAAGTCCAGTAAGACTCTGCAGGATGCCCTGTCTGCGGTACTACAGAAACACCAACTCTCATCACACCAGGCCCGGGTCACCATG AGTGGGAGTGATGTGCCACTGAGCATGAGCACTAGTGTGTTCAAACTGGCCAATAAGAAGCTGCAGCTGGACAAAG TTGGCAGTCCCAGGATCAGTGGCCAAACTCCAGTCGCACAG GAGAGCGGTAGATCTCCAGCAGGCCCAGAGGTCCATGTGTCTCCTCAGGCAGCCGGAGCCAAGCCCAGGGTCAGGAAAAACCATGAGATGGAGG tGATGATGGAGCTGTTGTCCAGGGCCCAGGCCTGTAGGGTAGATGACCAGAGAGGCCTGCTGACCAAGGAACACCTGGAGCTGCCCCAGTTCCTCCTGAAACCACCTGTCCACGACCAGGAGACTCAACAGGGGGAGGCTGGAGAG GAATCCCTTCCAGGTGGGCTGGACCTGGACAAAGTCTAG